The sequence ATGATAATACACTCAGGGTTTTGATTTTGGGCTTAGACGCACAGTGCGCACGTAATATGATATCGACTGTGGTACAAGGATATGTAGGTATGGAGTCTCTTGTGAATCTGTAGAAACAAAACAATGAGACCACATGAGTATTCCAACCTGTTCGCGACCGCACCTTTCCGTCCCCTCTCGCCTTGAGTGCTCCGCTTAGACCAACCAAACTATCTCGATAAGTCTCGAACCCAAAGGTGAGCTCATACGTCGAAGAGAAGTGAAGTGGTACTGAACAGAGCGAAAATGTCGTGCGGTTCAGATTGTCGCGCCTCTTACTTTAAACAAATGAACTCGATGGGTGAGCTCAAGCCCGAAGGCGAGCGACTCGAGAGTCGAGAAGGTGTTTTAAGCGAACGGTTGGTTCCGTTCAGGGATGTCGAATCGAAAGAGTGTGTTCTGATTGGTAAAAACTGGTAAGATCTGGCTAAATCCGAAGGGAGCATAATTCAAGCCAAGGGTACCTGGCAGGTAATGGTGGAGCTGTTAGGCGAGGAAGTGATGTCGAGGAGAAGCATGGGGTATAGAATGCCGTGTAAATGCTGTCTTTGTCGCCGATGCCTTGCGGAGGTGGAGCGCCAGAAAACTCAAAAACGTGCATCGCGATATCTTTCAATCCGTTTTTTGTGGTGCAAGTATGTTGCAGGATCTAGCGACGAGCTACGAAAGCAACTAGGTCGACTAGAGCACCTGCAGCAGCGACAGCGATGCAACCCCATGGTAAAGACGAGAGAACAAACCAGCTTGTAGCGACTGTGTTCCATACCTGTGAAGTATTGCTCAGGTCGTGAATGTACTCCAGGTCAGGTGATGGACTGTTGGTCCTGACGAGTGATGTGGAGTCTCCAACCGTAGACGTACGATGGCCGTTGTCGTCCTGGACCTGGTTGTAGTCTTCAGCAATATGGTTGATCCGAATTTCTGCATCGGATACGGCCATGCGGGCGGTTTCAACGGCGGTCACGTTAACCTCCGCGGTGACTTTTGCAGCCTTGACGAATTCAATAAGCCCGAAGACTTTGTTGTGAATGTCGATTACATCGCCACAGATCCAGTACTCTGCACCTGATACAGGGACGAGAGTCTTCGTGGTGACTTCCTCAATGTTTACATTGCCGATCTCGTGGTCAGCTAGAGTGGCCTCGACGATGGTGATGAGGTTGTGGGTCATGGCGTTCACTATTGTGAGGTCGACCATGGGATCTCGGCGAACGCGACCACCATCTTCGCCTGCAATTGAAGAAGCGGTGGGATTGCCACACATCGCTTCTTCTTCGACCTTGCTGAGAGAAGGCGAATCGGGTGGCGTGTAAGATGTGAGAGAGCCTGAGGTTGAGTTAGATTGTGGCTTGCCGACCTCCATTTCCGTCTGCATACTAGTCTGATCGTAATATGGGTGTTGTGTTTTGCTCGTAGCGTCGCCCAAAATGTCCGAGATAAGGAGAGTATCCGACATATGGTTGAAGTCGACAAACTCGTGCGAGATCTCAACTTCGTCCAGCTTTTCGAAATTGGTGGGGATATCGATGGCAGCAGTTACGGGATCGTACTGATCGGTATGAATCAACATGCAGCCAGATGTCTCAATGAATCTACCTGGTTCTTCAACTCTGTCCTTCCACCCACCAACAAGTACCATGGATGGTGAATCGGGCGGGGTGAATGGCCCGTCTTGTCCATATTCGGAATGACTATCTTGAGATAGCGCCGGTGATGATGTCGAGGCAAATAGCAAACTGGCATCCTTGATGTACTCACCCTTGCTATCTTCTTCCCAGGTCATCGACTGCTGAAGAGGGGACGGCTTCATCATAATCGGAATCTTCATGCTACGGCACATGCTGACCTTGGTACTCAGCCAATTGGTGTTGTAGTTGTAGCGCCGATCAGAATAGGTGGAATCGCCGTCGTGGCTCATCTCGACATAGGCAGGGCGGCGATGCTCGTCCTTGCTCCAGAGCTCTGCAGCTGCTTGGGCGGGTGATGGCCACTGGTAACAAGGAACCGAATCGTACTTATCGGTGGACTTGAGAGCTGCTGGCGCGGCGAACTGCTTGATTTCGTGGTCCTCCTCTTCAGCAATGCCGGGTGCGTGTTGTAGGAGACCAAAGTCATCGATGGTGGGCACTAAGTAGTCGGCTATGGCTTTGTAGGTATCGATGTTAAAGttgtcatcatcatcgtcccAATTGTTGCCAGTGGCAGAGGTGTACATGTAAGCAGCCATCCTTGGAGTATGTAGCTGGATACAGTGTAATGCAGTTGAAAAGTGATTGAGGTAGGGCAGTAGCATCAGAGTTTGTGAGATGTTCTGGATAGGGAGGGGTAAGAGCGTGAAAGTCTTGTAGGGCAGTTGCTCTGGTCGAAGTGTAGGTGGGCTTGGCGGCTCGCACAGTCCTATGACCAAGGGCAACGACTAGGAAAAGTGGATATCGGGGACCACCGAACGTTATTATGACAGATAAACAGTCGCAGGACCTTTCACTGCGACGGTCCTGAGAATTATTGGGTGAAGTGAAGTGAAAACTCGCGTCAACCATACTTGGAGCCTGTCGAAACCAAGGTTCAACATAGTGACCGCACAATGTGTACCAAAAATGAGTTTTTCATATGGAGTTGATGGTTGACCTTGTCACGGTTCGGTTATTTGTTTGAAAGAACGAAGTTTTAGTCTGGTCGTGAACGTCTAGCGATCTGGTCGAGGCCTTCTGCACGAATAAACCCCGCAGACTGACACCCACAAAATCACTGAGCGAACACATCTGATGGGCTTTTATGTCGGGTACAGGTCATAAATCATCGATTGAAGGGAGGTTAAAAATGAGCACTAAAATTCATCCCTCAAAATGCTGAACCGAACATTGCGGGCACAAACAAACATTGTGAGATGGCACAAAGAAATATCTTGAGATAGCACTCGAAACAGGCACAAAGCGAACCGGAGATTGCACTCAAGAAGAAATGGCACCAAATAACAAATCATGTTCTCTAACAAATTTGACATCTCTAGCGAGTGTGAAAGTCTCGTAGAGGATGCAGGCAGCAACGGCCATAGGCGCAAAATGTATCCCAGTCAAGCCTAGCTTCTTCGCAATGTGAGTCGTTTCTTGATGAGGTTTTTGGTTTCGCGGTTCCAGCGTCGGCAGCGATTCTTCGGATGCAGGTTGTTGAATAGTGTCGAGTACAGATCTTGTGTGTCGTGCTTGTCTAGGGACTGGCGAACATCCTCAATCCGACAGCCATCATCCAGTATCTGGACTTCTGCGCGCATTGGAAACCCAGTGGTTTGATCTTCCGTAAAGACTGTCTTGTGAGTATTTGGTTCGACCGTGTCCTGCGGCTGAGGTTCTGTTGTTTCGTCGCACAACTCCGGTGCTGGAGAACTCCGATGTAGCAGGGTTACCGCACCCTGGTCATTGAaggcagcagaggaggtgATCTTAGCCTTAGCGTCTAGTAAATTGGTTGTTCTTGTGTAGCTGGACCAGGCGCTATCGTAGGAGGGTTTGGTGGTAACCAAAGTAGGCTCTGAGGATACCGAATTGCACAGAGACATCTCATCGCAGAAACGTCGAGCGATCAAGGTGCTCACAGAATGGTGACATATCTCAATGGCCATAGATCCTGTCAGTGGGGCCACAGACAGCTCATCCCCCTCGAGAGCAATGGTCTCAAGCAGCCCAGGACCGTCAGTGATGGTACCAGCAGATAACAAGTCTTGACCTGCATCGACATGAGACCGCTTTGCATGCGCCGCCTGTTTCCTCAGTGCCCGCTGTCGCAGCAAATAGTGCTCAACGAAATCCTCATGGGTCGTAGTGAGAGTTTGCACATGATCAGCATCCCAGCTAGATCGTTCATGCGTGTGAACAtccacctcctccttatCCTCGGTCAGGACTTCAGTGCGCAGCGAAGACTGTCCATGCACCATAGTCTCGCCGTATTCCCACTTCAAGCGGCGCCAGTCGCGGTAGTGCTTGATACTATCACCGCCATCGTGCGTTGCAGCAAAGCGTAACCGTAACTTTTCTGCTGCATCGACTACACGGAACACGTGAGTGTCGGATATCTGGCGGTTGTGACACTCCGGATGGCCTGCAAAGTTAGGGTCATGGCAGTACTTGGGTGCTTCGTAGCCGACAATATCTGCCAACCCATTGTTTGAAACTTCATCGTCCTCATGGATTGCGTCTAAGTTTGAAGTACATGGGCTTGAAGGGTGTGTTTCGGAATCGTATCTATCGTCGGAGTCGGGGTCGAGTTCGCGGTCGACATGAGGGAAATTCTCCTCGTCTGCACTCGCCATCACCATCATACGCGTGAAGGATGTCGTTCCACGACTTCGAGAGAGCCTACGTGCAGTATCATTATGCATGTCACTTTTAGTTTCAGCAGACATGGTAGGCTGTTCGACGGTGTTCTCTTCCTTCTTGAGGTTGCTGGAGTTGTATATACCCGCTAGTGTTGTTTGACTTGTCGGCACGCACAGCGCCTTTTGTTCCTCATCTTTATCGGCATCGAGCTACAAAAAAACGTGAACGAACTTCCTGCTGACCGGCTTTATTAGCTTGTGTGTCTTTGTCCTGTGCCGCCAGTTGCCCAAGGGTGTCGCCCTGGATAATCTTTTTTGCTGTCCTGCTCGACTTGAACAATGCATGTCTATTAGGCGTGCACTGTACCGGCCTTAGTCACCGATTAATCCTTCTTTGCCTCTGTCATAGACATGAGCTTCAATGACAAGTATGCTTTTCGGTGTAGTCGCGGCTGTATGCGTAATTGTGTCTCGAGCACCCGCCGGTAAACGGTGCCTAGCGTGGATTAGCAGCACCTTTAGCAAGCATAGATGTGTCGTGGGGTTGAACGACTGGCCCAGTACAAGACACGGACAGCAATAATGGAGCCGCTTCGAACGCCTGAATCGTGATAACACTGAAAATGAGTATGCAATTGGGGCGGCTTCCGGTTATGGTCCTCGCAGTCTGCCACTCGATATTGTTCGATATGTACATCCTGACTGACACTTCTATAGTGTCGACTTCCTGTGCATAACCGTCGCAGCAGCCTGTGACATATTAGTATCCGCCTCACTTCTAGGTCAAAAATTCGACTCACCTGATGGTTGGGGAAGACAAGTGTGTCCGCAACGACGACATTCTCCCTTCGCCCTGCCGTGAACACGACAATCTCTGCAATATCATCTCCCGTCAAGGGCTCCACGCCCTCGTAGaccttcttcgccttctcTTTGTCGCCACCAAATCTAACCACGCTGAACTCTGTCTCGACTTGCCCTGGGTCAATCTCGATGATGCGGACCCTGCTCGCGATCAACTCCTTGCGCAGCGCGTCCGTGAAGCTCCGCACCGCCGCCTTGGTAGCGCAGTAAATGGAACCACCTGGGTAAGGTTCGCGGCCGGCGATGGAGCCAATGTTTATGATGTCGCCACGGCCGCCATCCGCGCGGGCGAGGAAGATGGGCAGGATGGCCTGAGTCATTGCGATGAGGCCTGTGACGTTGGTTTGAAACATAGTGTTGATGTCTTCTGCCTTGATCTCTGGGGCCTTATCGACGCCCTTGACGAGGCCGCTACTTACAGTCAGTTTCCATGTCTATTTGGTCTCATCTGGTTCGAATGGACGGTGCAATACGTACGCATTGTTCACCAGGACGTCGACTTCCTTGAACTCGGTAGGCAGGTTGCCTACGAACTGCCCGATCTCCGAGACATTGCTGACGTCGAGTTTCACAACATGAACTTTGACGCCCTTTGCAAATCCCTCAATCTCTTTCTTGACTTCCTTCAGCGCGTCCTCACGACGCGCTGTGAGGATGAGCTTCAAGTCATTCGGCTGTGTGCGCGCAAACTCCAGAGCGGTGCTCTTGCCGATTCCCGAGCTGGCGCCCGTGATCAGGATGGTCTTGCCGGCGAGGCGCTTGGCTTGAGAGCTGGACATTCTGGCGAAGACTTTGCTGAAAGCTGTGGGGGAATTGCTCAGTGTAAAGGGCGATGGGAAGCTCAAAACGCGGGGTTTAAGGGCGAGAAAGCTCCGGGATAAGGCAACGGCGGTGCGGATAAGGTTTCCTGTGCCGAGAGAACTCATGTAAAGTACGATGTGTCAAGACGGGGCAATTGGGCCTTTTGAAGGAGTTGCAGTACTGATTGGGTCGCCTTTGCATCCTTGATAAGAGAGGTGCAGATACTCGAGGCTACCGGAGAATCTAAGCCCGAGTCAGGGATCAGAGCTTGGATGGTGGGGTTTAGAGAGCACGAATCTGTGGAGGGGCATTTCATCATTCCAGACACGATTGCGATGTCGCAGATGCTGGAGGTGACATGGCGGCGTACGATGGATACATGAGTGCACATTTATCACGTTAAAAGGCCAAGATTTGATCGTTCATTCGTTTCATTCATGCCGCCGCTGTGGCTGGTCATCTTGACTTCGTATCGTAGGGTATCTCAGCATCAACCTTGTCACAGGAACAATGCATTTAGGCCTTGCCCTTGCGCTTGAGCTCAGCCTCCTCCTCGTCCCTCAGCTCCTGGTCGAGCTTGGCGCCAGCGCTGGGCTCGTTGCCGTGAAGCTTTGCAGGCAGAGTAGCGTCAACCTTGCGCAGACGGCCCTCTTCGCTCAGCTTCTCGTCGTCCTCATGCTCACGCTTGGATTCACGCTCGAGCTTGTTGGCAATGGATCGCTCATCCTCTGTATTATTGTTAGTATACTCACTGTAAGATGGTGGGAAGGGCATAGAGGAGAGAATCGACATGCGCAATGGGAGAGCTTACTGGAGTCCTGGGCCTTGTGAGAGTTCTCCTTGCCCTCGTGGAAGCGGttctccttcttcgcctCCTCGATCTCGGATTGTTTGTAGTTGCGCTGGTCACCAGCCTCGTAGACCTGAGAGTTACCGACGTTGGAAGTTCCAGACATGATGATGATGTGTGTATGTGTTGAGGTGTGTTTGGAGTATTGAGGTGAATTGAGTATGATTTGATGTTATGCAGGTAGTTGATGAGGGAATATGGTGATGCTTCGTAGCGTGCAGACCCTTTATAAAGGTCGTGTGCGTAGACAGACAACGATGACGTAGTCGCGTGCTAAACGTTATGATCTCATGGTGGAGAAAATGCACGTCCGAAATTTGGGTTCTGAAAAACGATGCGGCACGATGATGCGCAGCTGCGGGACGAAAGTGGGCCGGAATGTGTTCCTGGCCGATCGCTGCGGCTGTGTGTCACGATCTTTCGAGTTGTGACGATGTTTGTCTGTGTTTTGGCAGAGGTTAGAGATTCACGTATCCTTGCAGGAGTACGATGAACACAATCAAACACAGACGATGGATGCAGAAAACGACGTCAATTGCTAAAGGTAGTCTGACAGTACTGCAAAGCTTCATGGTTATGGTGCACCACAACTGCCATACATCAGTGCTCTCCGTTCATCACGCCAACGTGCGGCTAGCAAGCGGCGACTTGCCAGCTTCTTCAATCATGGCGCTCCACCCACCGTGCATGGCGCTACAACTATGTACAACTCGTTCCAATTTACGTATGAACAGACACAATCACGCAAAACTGCGCTTGGTCAACCACCTGTCCACAAGAGCCAATGCCTCCTCCGGCTTGTTGTACGGGACCAAGTGTCCCGCTCCGTTGACGGTACTGAGCGCAAACGTCGTATCTCTACCACTACCGGTCACAACCTTGACCTCCTTGTACCAGCCGACCTCCTGCTCTCCGAGCTTCCACATCTGCTTGCTCTGCGCGACAAACGCCGGCTGACCCTTCCACGACATCGAGTTCGCCCACTGCAGGTTTCCCGCCGTGTTGCACGCAAGATCGAGATTTCCCTGG is a genomic window of Ascochyta rabiei chromosome 16, complete sequence containing:
- a CDS encoding 3-hydroxy acid dehydrogenase, translating into MSSSQAKRLAGKTILITGASSGIGKSTALEFARTQPNDLKLILTARREDALKEVKKEIEGFAKGVKVHVVKLDVSNVSEIGQFVGNLPTEFKEVDVLVNNAGLVKGVDKAPEIKAEDINTMFQTNVTGLIAMTQAILPIFLARADGGRGDIINIGSIAGREPYPGGSIYCATKAAVRSFTDALRKELIASRVRIIEIDPGQVETEFSVVRFGGDKEKAKKVYEGVEPLTGDDIAEIVVFTAGRRENVVVADTLVFPNHQAAATVMHRKSTL